Part of the Synergistes jonesii genome is shown below.
CGCGAGCACTATCACGCAGCAGCTCGCAAGGAATCTTTTCCTGTCGAGCGAGAAGACTATTATAAGGAAGGCCAAGGAGGCTGTGCTCGCCCTGAGGCTGGAGCGCATCTACACCAAGGACCAGCTTCTTGAGATGTATTTGAATACCATTTATATGGGGCACGGCGCCTACGGTATAGAGGCGGCGGCGAAAACTTATTTTGGGAAGCAGCCTAAGGAGCTCGGGATAGACGAATCGGCAGTTCTTGCAGGGCTGGTCGCCGCACCTGAAAAGTATTCGCCTTTCAGGCACGCAAAGAATTCGCATGTGCGCAAGGCTTACGTTATGCGCAGGATGCTCGACCTCGACTGGATATCCAACGAGGATTACAAGAGGCTGATAGATAAAAAGCCGGCGCTCGTGAAGCGTAGGAACAGGGAGACGAGTTCGCTTTCTCTCGACGGAGCTCCTTATTTCGTTTCGTACATTCTTTTCAATCAGCTGCTGCCGGTCTACGGCACGGATAAAATTTACCGAGGGGGGCTGAAGATTCATACGACGATCGACCTCGACATTCAGCGAAAGGCCGAGGAGATCGTTTCAAAGATGCCGCACGAGGGCGCGCTCGCGGCCATCGATCCGAACACGGGGGAGATCATCGCGCTCGTAGGCGGGCGCGATTTCAACAAGAGCAAGTTCAACCGCGCGACTCAAGCGTACAGACAGCCGGGCTCCGCTTTTAAACCGTTCGTCTACGCCGCCGCGATCGAGCAGGGCTATCGCGGAATCGATCACATCCTCGACGCGCCTCTCGAATTTTCAAACGGTTGGTCGCCGACTAATTACTCGTCGAACAAGTACGACGGAGAGGTCACTTTGATGACGGCGCTCGCTAAGTCTATCAACACCTCCGCGGTGCGCCTCGCGCAAATCGACGGCATAGAGCGCGTGGCGGGGATCGCGCGTCGCCTCGGCATCACGACGCCCTATCTGCCCGACGATCTGTCGCTTGCGCTCGGCTCGGCGAGCCTGACGCCGCTCGAGCTGCTCGTCGCCTACTCGGCCTTCGCAAACAACGGCTATCGCGTGAAGCCTTACTCCGTCAGAGAGGTCCTTTCGCGCAACGGCGACTCGCTCGAACAGAACGGACCGAGCATGGAGAGCGAAATTTCTTCGACGACGGCGGTAGAGGTGCGTTCGATGCTTCAGCAGGTCACGGCGTGGGGAACTGGGACGCGCGCTAAGATAGACGGCTATGAAACCTTCGGCAAGACGGGGACGACGAACGATTACACCGACGCGTGGTTCGTCGGAGGCGTGCCCGGGCTCGTCGCCGTAGTCTACGTCGGCAATGACGACCACAAGCCGCTCGGCGGACGCTCGACTGGTTCGGTGGCGGCTCTGCCTGTGTGGAGGGAGTTCGTTTCCTACGCCGTCGCTAAGATGAATTTGCCAGCGACCTTCTCCGTCCCTGCCGACGCGGAGGTGGAGGCTGTGAGCGTCTGCCGCAAAACGGGCTTTCTCGCAGCGCCGGGCTGCCAGACGGTAACGCTTCTTTTGCCGCAGGGTCAGGCGCCTTCGGCGACGTGCCCCTGGCACGGCGGCTCGAGCCTGGAGGCGCACTCAGACGAAAACGCCCCCGTTCTGTTGCTCGCGCCGGTGGACGACGAGATATCCGCAGAAAGGTATGCGATGAGGCTGCAGCCAAAGTCGAAGCCGATGTCTTCGGACGGTGGAGCGCCGGCAGAGGCGGAAACGGTGCCGCTTCCGCAGAAGAAGCCCTCGCTAAACGAGCCGGTGAAGCTTCCGAGCGCAACGGCCGACCCATATAAGAAAGATCCAAGCCAGATGAGCGAGATGGAAGCGAAGTATCAGCAGCTGCTGAAAAAGTATAAGCTCATCGAATAATATTTTAATATTTTTTGCCGCAGGCCGGCCGCGCTATCGCGGCGTTCAGCGGGCCTTCGGTATCGGCCAGGGGCTGGGGACGAACCTCTCCTGAAAGAAGTGCAGCGCGTAGCGGTCCGTCATGCCGGATATCATGTCTACAGCCTCCTGCGGCGAGCCGCCGTTAGTTTTGAGGCGCTCTTCAAAAAGGGCCGTGAGCACGTGCTCGACGCGCGAATCTTCTATCTGCGCGTTGGCGCGCGCGTAGACGTGACGGTATAAAAAACCGCGCAGCCTTTCTATGTAGGCTAGCATCTTATCGCTGAATTTTATTTCGCGCGCGCCGCTGTTCGCTATCACGTCGATTATCATGTCGTTGATTCTTTGGGAATTCGGAATCGAAATGATTTCCTCCATCTCGGGCGCAAGCGCGTCTCTGTCGATAAGGCCGGCGCG
Proteins encoded:
- a CDS encoding transglycosylase domain-containing protein, which encodes MSSTARQDTDFSIEHKPKKRPFILSFFSSLLLLAVLLCAAGAVAMIFFLKDVTSSLPSYQDMLDHQPSLATTLYDRNGKVITQLFQENRTWVKLDAVSPWMVKAILAAEDSSFYEHSGIRPVAVIRAGLVDIFHRGAKQGASTITQQLARNLFLSSEKTIIRKAKEAVLALRLERIYTKDQLLEMYLNTIYMGHGAYGIEAAAKTYFGKQPKELGIDESAVLAGLVAAPEKYSPFRHAKNSHVRKAYVMRRMLDLDWISNEDYKRLIDKKPALVKRRNRETSSLSLDGAPYFVSYILFNQLLPVYGTDKIYRGGLKIHTTIDLDIQRKAEEIVSKMPHEGALAAIDPNTGEIIALVGGRDFNKSKFNRATQAYRQPGSAFKPFVYAAAIEQGYRGIDHILDAPLEFSNGWSPTNYSSNKYDGEVTLMTALAKSINTSAVRLAQIDGIERVAGIARRLGITTPYLPDDLSLALGSASLTPLELLVAYSAFANNGYRVKPYSVREVLSRNGDSLEQNGPSMESEISSTTAVEVRSMLQQVTAWGTGTRAKIDGYETFGKTGTTNDYTDAWFVGGVPGLVAVVYVGNDDHKPLGGRSTGSVAALPVWREFVSYAVAKMNLPATFSVPADAEVEAVSVCRKTGFLAAPGCQTVTLLLPQGQAPSATCPWHGGSSLEAHSDENAPVLLLAPVDDEISAERYAMRLQPKSKPMSSDGGAPAEAETVPLPQKKPSLNEPVKLPSATADPYKKDPSQMSEMEAKYQQLLKKYKLIE